The genomic window TGCGCCCATCCTGCTCGAGATCTTCAATTCTATTGATTACCGTGAATCGTTCCTCGGCGAGTGCCGACGTGCCCTCGAGCAGTCCTGGGGCGGCACCGGTAGCTCAGCAGGCGGAACGTCCGGTGATGCGCTCCGTGAGCAGCGGCTCAACGAGTGGTACGAGCGTCAGGAGAAGGATGATATCTTCATGGAGGGCTACAGCGATTTCATCCTCAACCGCGACCGCGTCTACAACCCCGAGACGGATGAGGTCTACCATGTCAACCAGAATTTCTACCAGTATTACGATACACATCGTGAGCAGTATAAACAGAAGTACATGGTTCCGCTCACTGAAGAGCAGTTCCGAACTCACGTGCCGCTCGATGGGAACCTCCATATCCACCCGGAGTGACCGATAGCGCTCAGTCCTCTGAACTTGCTTAATGGTCGTGACACGCACGCGACGCATCGTCCGCGACCGTAGTCAGGTCTCAGTCGTCAAGTACCCGCCTACTGCCGAAGACCAGCTATTCACCACAAATCAGGGGTAAGCAAGGAGGTTTTATATCGAATGGATCAATCGTTCTCGGGCTGAACGATGCCCTCGTCGAACTAACAGGAGCACTTGCGGGCTTCACCTTCGCGTTCCAAAATAGACACCTTATCGCATTGGCTGGTCTTATTACCGGCATCGCAGCCGCACGTTCTATGGGAGCTTCCGAATATCTGTCAACGAAGTCCGAGACCGATGGGCAGGACTGAGGGACCCCGTCAAAGCAGCGGTATATACCAGTGTGGCGTACATCGTGACCGTGGCCTTTTTAATACTGCCCTTCTTTCTCCTGCCGAAAGTCTACGTAGCGCTATGAGCAACCCTGGTTAACGCGCTCATCGTGATCTTGTTATTCACGTTTTACGTTTCGGTTGCCAAGGACCTCCCGTTCAGGAAACGGTTCCTTGAGATGGCGACCCTCCGCCTCTGTGTGGCAGGTCTGACATTTGCTATTGGATTCCTGATACGGACATTTCTGGGAATCGAGATTTGAAACCGTTTATCACAACGCCGGGAGTCTGGTCTGATAACGTCTGTGCAATCGGCACACAGGTATGTATCACTGGTACATACGATTAACGCCGTGAATGAGTGCATTCACCGAGGCGATGACGATGTCCTCGTTCACACCACTCGCGGTTAGTGTGCGATCACCACGACTGATCCGGACAACGACATTCACGAGCGCGTCCGTTCCGCCGGTGATCGCGTCGACGTGATACTCCTCGAGCTGTAGATCGTTCATCTCGTGGCCCGCGAGCGCCTTCCGCAACGCATTGATCGCTGCATCTACGGGCCCGATACCCACGCTGGCCTCGGTTATCTCTTCGCCGTTGATCTGTAAGCGAATTGATGCGGTAGGACATACGTTCTTCCCGGAGACCACGGAGAGGTCAAGCAGCTTGATCCGCTCCTCGCGCTCGATGCGCAGGACATCCTCGACAAGTGCCTGGAAATCGGAATCGGTGACCAGCTTGCCTTTGTCGCCAAGCGCCTTCACCTTCGCTAGGATCTGCTGGGTCTGCTCCTCGTTGGCCGTGAGTTTCATGTCCTCAAGCACGCGCTTCACCGACGCCTTGCCGGTATGCTTACCGAAGGCGAACCGGCGTGTCCTGCCGATGATTGCCGGATCGATCGGCTCGTAGAGTGTTGTATCCGCGAGGGTTCCGTGGACGTGCATGCCTGACTCGTGCGTGAATGCATTCGTGCCGATCAACGGCCTATTCGGTGCGATAGGCATCTTGGTCAAATTCCGGATGAGTCGTGAGGTCTCATACAATTTCGCCTTCGTTATTCGCGTCTTCACGCCGTAGAGCAGCTCCAACGCGATCACGACTTCTTCTAACGATGCGTTACCGGCACGCTCACCGAGCCCGTTCACCGTGACGTGCACGCACTGCGCACCCGCCTGAACTGCTGCGATCGAATTCGCCGTGCCCAGGCCGAAATCGTTATGACAATGGATGGAAACGGGTGTGGCAACGGTGCAGAGCTCCCGGAAGATCTCCTTCGTTCGCTCCGGATAGAGCACGCCTACTGTATCGCAGAAGCATAACCGGTCAACTACCGGCGCTAACTGCACAAAGAATGATTTCAGGAATACCCTATCGGCCCGCGATGCGTCCTCTGAACTGATCTCTACGGCCACACCGTGCGATTTCACGTACTCCGCCATCTCGATCGTCTTCGCGAGCAGTGTCTCGCGATCCAGCTTCAGCTTCTTCTGGATGTGCGCATCGGACACAGGAGCCACCAGATTCACGGCGTCCACATCACAGGCGAGTGCGGCATCGATATCGCCTTTAAGGAGCCGTGCGAACGAGCAAATGTCCGCGTTCAAGCCATCGTTCGCGATCGCTTTAATCCCACGCTGCTCGCCTTCCGAAATGATCGCCGTTCCCGCCTCTATGATGTCCACACCGAGTAGATCAAGCTGTCGGGCTACCTGCACCTTTTGTTCAGGGGTCAGAGACACCCCGGGTGTTTGCTCACCATCGCGCAATGTGGTATCCAGGACCTTTACTATCTTCTCGACCGCCATACGCACGCGCTCCTCGTTTACTATAAATAGTGGGTTGCCGTGTATTAATAGTAAATCAGATAGCTTGAAAGCCATGAATACGCAGAGGTGAGCACGTATTAACCGCTGGCTCTTTACGTCACACGCATAAGTTGTAACAGATAAGCGCCGTGGAGATGTGGTTTCGCGGCCCGAGCAACAGAAATGGGGGGAGAAATGAAGGCCATCATTATCTACGCATCGCGACATCAGGGGAATACGGCAAAAGTGGCACGGGCGATCGCGGGAGCGCTCAATGCTGAACTCGTTACCGTTGATAAGGCGCAGGGCATCGCAATCCACGAGTACGACCTGATCGGGCTCGGCTCGGGGATCTACTGGGGCCGGCACGATAGGATGTTGCTGGCGCTGGTTCGCGCGTGGCCCGCGCACGATAACAGGAAGGCGTTCATCTTCTCCACAAGCGGGCGGGCTGAGGGCGGGATTTTCAACCGATATACCCGGCACTTGCGGCGTGCAGTAACGGAGAAGGGCTTCAAGATAGCCGGTGATTTCTCCTGCCGCGGCTCTGATGCTGTGGGCCCGCTCAAGCTCCTCGGCGGGATCAATAGGGGTCGGCCGAACGAGGCGGATTTAGCAGCGGCCGCGCAGTTCGCGCGCGGGCTGTGGGTGCCGAAAGAAGGATGATCCGATCTGTACTAGAACAATCGTATTAACGGTATCCAGTTCTCGTGCTGCTTCCCGTTACGGTCTTTGAACTCCTTTCCTCACAGGACTTTTTTTCGTTACTTAGCAGGTC from Methanomicrobia archaeon includes these protein-coding regions:
- a CDS encoding 2-isopropylmalate synthase encodes the protein MAVEKIVKVLDTTLRDGEQTPGVSLTPEQKVQVARQLDLLGVDIIEAGTAIISEGEQRGIKAIANDGLNADICSFARLLKGDIDAALACDVDAVNLVAPVSDAHIQKKLKLDRETLLAKTIEMAEYVKSHGVAVEISSEDASRADRVFLKSFFVQLAPVVDRLCFCDTVGVLYPERTKEIFRELCTVATPVSIHCHNDFGLGTANSIAAVQAGAQCVHVTVNGLGERAGNASLEEVVIALELLYGVKTRITKAKLYETSRLIRNLTKMPIAPNRPLIGTNAFTHESGMHVHGTLADTTLYEPIDPAIIGRTRRFAFGKHTGKASVKRVLEDMKLTANEEQTQQILAKVKALGDKGKLVTDSDFQALVEDVLRIEREERIKLLDLSVVSGKNVCPTASIRLQINGEEITEASVGIGPVDAAINALRKALAGHEMNDLQLEEYHVDAITGGTDALVNVVVRISRGDRTLTASGVNEDIVIASVNALIHGVNRMYQ
- a CDS encoding flavodoxin (An electron-transfer protein; flavodoxin binds one FMN molecule, which serves as a redox-active prosthetic group), with protein sequence MKAIIIYASRHQGNTAKVARAIAGALNAELVTVDKAQGIAIHEYDLIGLGSGIYWGRHDRMLLALVRAWPAHDNRKAFIFSTSGRAEGGIFNRYTRHLRRAVTEKGFKIAGDFSCRGSDAVGPLKLLGGINRGRPNEADLAAAAQFARGLWVPKEG